The DNA window TATTTGGGCCAACTGAATAATAAAGATTAACCAGATGAGAAACTTTATGATCTCATCTTTTTTCTGCTTTGAAGTTATGAGAGCGCTCATGTAATTCGCTGTACCCAGCTTGTCAACAACAGACATATGGAAAATTCAGAAATATAAAAATTATATATTAATATACAAAAGAATGGAATTAGCCTACTCCTAAAATTTTGAGACACCAGAAGTAGGGACAATTTAGGACAAGTACAAATAATTCTTATTTAAACCCTAAAGTAAGTGGCCAGCTACAAAGTGCATGAATGTAATTAAAAAGACTAAACTTATAATTTGAAGTGTAGAGCTGAAAGCTCAGTATAAGCGTAACACTGGAGAATGGGGCCTTGTGGTAAAGTGGACAACTGATATACTATGTTATTTTAAATACAGGTGTAGAGGTGCTGTTGTAATATATTAAAGCATGGTTACCCTCTTATGATAATGGACTGCCTAATTGAACTTTTCTGATTATTACCATCCAACCACCACTGAAAAgttttcatatatatatttacaaGAAAAATCTGAAAGTTCCAAGATTTAAGATCGTTCAACCTTCTACAATTTACCTGTACAATTTGCTGTTGTGCAAAAGTGCACTGAAAAACCTCAGAACAGATTTAAAATTTGCCATGTCTTGTTAATATACTGCAGTCTTCAAATTTACACAGAGCTGCAGTTCTCTTTTTCTCAAGTGTCACTCAACTAATTTAGCATGACAGCTGAGAAACGATGTCAGGCGTTTTACAGTTCAGTTTAAAAAACATCCTCTACCTGGTATCTCTGCAGTGATTGTCTTGCTGCTCCCTGAAACCTCTTCATCGTCTTCTGATGAACGTGTGCTTGAGTCACAGGTCAGGTCACTATCGCTGGTactgctgtcctgcagcaggtTGTATTTCTTGCGAGCAGCTGCCTCTCGTTTCTGTCTTAATAGCCTGATTCTCTCTTTGTGCTTTTGGCTCCGATGACCTTTTACCTTGGTGACTCGTCCATTCTGTTTATCACTAGACTGCCGATTTTTCTTGGCAGCCATAGTTGAGGTTTCACTTTCAGACCTTGATCGTCTAGATTTTCTCCCAACTGCAGCCCCAGAAACTCCAGAAGGATCTCCCTCTACAGGAGTTTCAGCCTGACAGGGCTCATTCTCATCTGCGGAAGACAGTGTATCTGAATCAGCCAAATGCCCGCTGGAAGAAGGTGAAAGCATGCAGTGATTAGAAGAGTCACTCTCATAAATTCGGCCTGCTGTTGGTTTGTCACTCTCTGTAGATGCTAACTGAGACTCCGAGGAGTCCCGCCTCAGTTCCATAAGCAAGCATGGCATTGAGGAGAGCACCACAGAATCTGCTACAATGGCCACACCATCTTTCTGAGCATGTGTTTCTAGTTCTATAGGTCCATCCTCACCAAGAGCTGCCTCTTGTTTTTCAGAGAGTTTGGGTGAGACTTCTGAGTCATTAAGTTCTTCTACTTTTCCCACTGCCTCCATCTTCATTTCAGAGTTCCACGTTCCTCCTTTGTTTGAGCATGGAGTCTAGAGGACTGGGGGAACTAAATCGGGTTTAATGGCAAAGCAACCTGCAGAAAAACAGAACAGTAATGTCAGTATACTCAAAGAGTAGACCTCTACTTTTTAGGTCATGTTCGCAATTTTAGCCACTGATATCACTTGATTCAGTTGCATGTACCATATACCTGCTTTCAGTTTTGGCCATGGTCCTTTTCTTTAGCTTTTGCTTTTTTCCTGGGTTAGGCAGTCTGCTACACTGACCTGCTTAATACCTTCCCTTCCTCAATGAAAAATAGCACTATCATTGTATAAAATTCAGTTCAATCTGCCCTAGTTAACACaacagctcaaaaaaaaaaacccagcagtttCTAAAGTCTTAATTTGGAAAGTTTTAATTAACACAATTTAAGCAGATTGAGCTTTTATGTAGAAGCCTTTTTAATTCTACTTTAAATGAAACTTCAGTATTGGTAAAATGTGCCACAATGAAACTCAAAAACCCTCAAGTCTTCTGCCTGAGAAAGTCACCTTTGTGTGTGACAACGCAGGTCAGTTTTCATGCTAGTGGTAACCCGATTAGAGTTCTCAATCCACTTTCAATAGCACTAAATCTGCTGAGGCTCTGGTTTAGTATCAGCCCAGAGAGAAGTGGTAGCAATGAGTGACTTGTGGTGAAGTACTAATAATTCTTCATGCAACATTTAGGTGACCCTTGATGGCCTCTGATATGACTAGCATTAGTAAGACTGCTGCCAAGAAATGTTTTCTATCCGCACCAAGTTTCAATAACATCTATAACTTCAtgttataatttaaaaaacagcatTGTTCCATGTTAATGTTAAAATTTAGCTATCAAGCTGCTAACTTATGTCCCCAACCACAGCAATACCTGAGCACCTGCAAAAAGCGTTAATTTTAACCTTCCTTTTTGTCATAAATCTCCTTCCATCAGTATTTTAACTTAAAATTCAGAATATCATATAACCACACAAAATCAAATTATCATACCCATTTAACATGAATTAAATGGGGCAATCTACTTCAGCCTAAAACCAAACAAGTGTTACCATGGTAATTTAATAGTTATTACTATCAGCATTCATTATTAGAACATTGTATTGTATGGTTTTAAAAtatgtgttgggggtggggggggctttaTAAAGGATTTTTACATTATCTAGACAAACACCTCTTACAGATGCGGTATAACTGCATAAGATCCACTTTCTCTGCCTCTTCAAACATTGTGACATTacctcaaaaattaaaaaaaaaccccttatAATTAGCAAAGTGCGTATTCTGAGATGTAAAGGCATCCTAGTACTGTGCTGGTCAcaattccacattaactgctgataatgggccacatcctctgggaCCGAACagatcttgtcaactctggccctcctcttgactgagactccctctttaaaccctcctctggaacattccccactcatgcatctgatgaagcgggtcttggcccacaaaagcttatgctccaaaatatctgttagtctatgaggtgccacaggaattcttgttgttttttagtaAAGTCAGTTCAATCCaaaagttcattcagatgatgatttgtttccactgcttcatatgccttatgctgaaatgtaagtacaatatttctattccaattcattcatTTGATAATGAGgtggcagaaagtcagcaagttctcAGGAGTAGTCTGTtgtgatatttttgtatgtttctgtacgcagtttttaagtgagctgTAACTTGgtgttatgcaaaacaaatctgactcctgaaaaggatacagtaacctggaaaggttgaattgcacctgtttcaagacctcagatcttaggaccatgtttctcagctggtggtatgcatacccttaggggtaggcgagaagtctggggatacttttgtttgtttttaaaggggtTCTTTATAAAATATAGTTGAGAAACCGTGGAATATATTATACTGAGGAACCCATGGCTCTGTCTGcattcagtctttttttttttttattagcctTTAATTTACTTTGGGTGtagctctctgttaacagaactAGCTGAAGAAAGCAAACAGACAAGACTCAGATGGGCTTGAGCATTTTTAACCTGGAGTTCATCCAAGCTTTGTCTGCCCTAGTTTTCTCCAGTGATAAACTGGAGAAGCTACACCATATGGGCATTAGAGATCAAGGGAAACCCTGTGGAGACAAAAATTCATGACTGCCTTCCCTGTTGAGCTTGGGAGCCAGAAGAGAAGCAGCATATGCCTGGGACAAAGCAAGTCTGGGAACTTGAGGTTTACCAAGTATGGAAGTCAACAAGGTAAACAGCTAAACTCTTGTACAGATGTTTGCTGCTTCTCAACTATTTATCTGCACACACGGCAACATACTCAAAATGCCAAAGCATGATGTTGGTTTTGTAATGGTCTCTATCTGGAAATTCTCAATTTCATAATAGGCTCTTTTCCTCTTAGCGGGATCAGAGAAATGTTATATCTCTGGGGTAAGCTCTCAGGCAGAAGCATGAAGATTCTGCTCCCTCTGCAAGTGTATGTTCTTTTACCTCTCCCCATGAATTAAGGAGCTTGAAGATTCTGATCCCACCAGATCTTCCCTAGAGCCCAGAAATTAACCCACTACATTCCACTTGCAGATTGTGGATTTTACAGATTCCATTCTGAAATCAACATCTGCACCCTGATGTTTCACAGAGCCCACATAAAGACAAATGCTCCAGCTACAGGTATAATAAGGTGGCTTAGAACTTGTCTTCATGTACAGTACTGCAATTGAGCCACTGTAGCATTTAAATGAACACACTCCTGtgcttctcccatcagcatagttaATCTGCATCCCATTAATGGGAGCTCATTTCCCCAAAGAGGACTAGTAGAAGATATACTGGCACAAGCAAGGCACATCAACAATTTCTCCAGATGGCAGTACCtttccctgccagcagctgtggcatggAGTGAATAGAAGTCAGTCGTCATAACAAACCATTTATTAAATTCACTCCTGGAAATACCCACCTGGTCAAGAACAATGCATACTGGTTAGGCTGTGTGGAAAATATTTGTTCTGAAAAAACAGATCTGCAGTTTCCAGATGTGTCAATTTCTtaccttttcatttaaaaaaacaaaacaaaaggagagTGTCCCTTGTATATTAGCAACACTTACAGAGTGGTCTGTCAAGATTCAAAGTACTACCTTGATTCAGGGAAGAACATACAGAGATGATTGTCTCTGAAAACAACTAAGGAAAAACAAATCTTAAAACAAAATTTTAGTTCTACTTGAGAAATTCATAGCGGTAAAAAGCAAAGAGATTATGTTGAATACTCCCACGCTTTCCTGGAAACATGCTACATAAGTTCTCAAGGTAACCTTAAGTGAAAGTCAAGCAGGCTACTTACACCAGAAAACCTCTGAACTGAAAATATCAAAGGCTCAAATGGATATTTAATTATAAAATGCCCAGGAATTCCATTCAAGCAAACCAACTTTGTCCAGGTTCATACTGAACAAATGCTTGCTTGACAATTAAGAAAACCATTCTGTAAACAACAATGTTGGACCCATGTAACTCAAAGAATTTTCTCCTCCCAACAGTGCATGGAAAATTTGATACACACCTCTAAATATCTAACATGATATTTATGAAAGAAGTACGTTCATAGAAGTCAACTCATGGATTCATTTTCTCTTCTACTTAAGCAATAAACTGTATGCAAAATTAATTTACAAGCTGTCAAATAGGGCACCTTTTCTTGAAGTGCATCTTGCAAACAACTCAGGCACTGAACCAGAATGACTGCAAAACTCATAGGTCCTGCCATCAATTGGTGCATAGTAACACTAAGCATCTTTCTAACCTTTAATCTAGttctccaaaagaacttcttgAAGCTCATTATATCACATAAGATCTCTGTAATATCATGTATTATTACTTTGTTTTGTACACAGGCAAACTGAAGCACAAAAAGTTGTGCAAATACCACACCATTACAGAATGAAGAATTAAACTAAGAGGCCCTCATTTTCAACATTCTGCTCTATTCCGGGCTGTACTTCTAAAAACTGGGACTCTGTCCtacatggatgttcctggaccagagaattcCAGGCTGGAACCTGTGggagcctggggccagctgcagggctgccagtagGAGCCTACAGCAGGCAGCATCAAGGTTGGAGAGAGTGGGGCTGGAATTGGGGCACAGGTTGGCTGGGAGCCAGTGGCAGGGAcctccagcaaatcccctcattcggGGCAAGTCACTCCCGAGGGTTCCAGACACCATCAGTCCAATCTCTACTCTGGGGAATCATCTGTGCAACTGAGCACATGCAGATTTCATGTCccctgcagatttctttgctttcctATAGAAAAAGGGCTGATAGAGAAGCCGCAAGAACAGTTATGCACCCGCCCAAGCAGCATGGTCACACCGCTTTGGTCAAGCGGAGCAGCCGGTAAAGAGGTGAAGCACTGCAGGAGTTAGGGATGCCCTTGGCTGCAACTCCTACTCTGCatcaggcccctctccccaacactcagactgcccctgctgagccccccacgAAGACCTCCTGCAGAGAGTctacccacacacacccagattTCCCTGCTGAAGGCCACCCACCAGCATGTGGACCACCCTACAGAATCTAACTGCATTTGCATCAAGATCTCCCACTGACTcttccccacccagccagccacacacagACTCCTCTCATGCCACACCTGGCTCTGCCACACATTAAGTCCCTCCAGACTTGGATATGCTGGTCTGAGTCCCGCTGCTAACACCTGGTGTACCTGGTGTAGAGGGGGGGCGTCCAAGGTTCTTCTGGGGCAGGCCTGTCACTTGCACTGTATCAGGATCTCACCAAGTTCATGTGTGGTGGGGAACAGGGGGGAGTGCCGCTGCAGCATGAGCTCACACTGTGCAGCCAAGTATCCTGTGTTCCCTCAGTCATGGGAAAATTGAACATTCTGCACAAAATATTTCACAATTCTGCAAAACTCCATATTTACCAAAATAGCACAATATAATCActccagtttcaattattttggcaatttatttcaaaatacttaccAGCAACTCTGTCTATGATAATACATACCACTACTCAATTCTGGTAATTATTTTTCACAAACATATTCCTTACTAGGTATATTAATACAGAACTCTGGGTAAAAATTCATTCAAAATTCAATACATAAGCATATTTCCCACCTCCCTTGGAAGCAGTGCAAAGACCCAGGGAATCACACATGATGAAAGtgctagtagtagtagcagtagcagcatcCTTGAGTCTACgcagactatggattgcgcccttcatagttccgttcagcatcctcatttgcactgtcggctgtgactgtgaagacccacacgacagtgacagtccttgctgcatctggtgcacatgtaatgggtgtctggctggTCCTTGCTgcgctttctgtgggctcgcttctcctttgctagctgtctgatcctcaactcacccttctgaaggcccttgtatagttcctgcctccatctcctgcgatcgtctgccagctcctcccagctgtctggcttgatgtctacttccctgaggtctctcttgcaaacatctttgtagcgcaactgggggcgtccgggaggtgttttgccagaggctagctcgccatacaggatgtcttttgggatccttccatcattcatcctgtgggcatggccaagccagcggagctgccactgcctgaggaggatgtgcatagttgggattccagcttgctcaaggacggtagtgttggacactctgtccttccatgatattccaaggatgtgcctgaggcagcgcaagtggaagacccT is part of the Carettochelys insculpta isolate YL-2023 chromosome 5, ASM3395843v1, whole genome shotgun sequence genome and encodes:
- the ARK2N gene encoding protein ARK2N isoform X2 — protein: MKMEAVGKVEELNDSEVSPKLSEKQEAALGEDGPIELETHAQKDGVAIVADSVVLSSMPCLLMELRRDSSESQLASTESDKPTAGRIYESDSSNHCMLSPSSSGHLADSDTLSSADENEPCQAETPVEGDPSGVSGAAVGRKSRRSRSESETSTMAAKKNRQSSDKQNGRVTKVKGHRSQKHKERIRLLRQKREAAARKKYNLLQDSSTSDSDLTCDSSTRSSEDDEEVSGSSKTITAEIPAGFSRAGGSGGATREIPGLLDRGTVWDRNCIGNVLEEAMNCFAEMQRQTEEKFRMWIEKLTRLDTDEESKQQLEPREPKMQLVGQRIPPTAQSGAYMQMPDSQVLPQPSFNSYVSYQNVDTTLEFPATFNNNFPAVFPENGNVAEHGLNQPKT
- the ARK2N gene encoding protein ARK2N isoform X1, encoding MKMEAVGKVEELNDSEVSPKLSEKQEAALGEDGPIELETHAQKDGVAIVADSVVLSSMPCLLMELRRDSSESQLASTESDKPTAGRIYESDSSNHCMLSPSSSGHLADSDTLSSADENEPCQAETPVEGDPSGVSGAAVGRKSRRSRSESETSTMAAKKNRQSSDKQNGRVTKVKGHRSQKHKERIRLLRQKREAAARKKYNLLQDSSTSDSDLTCDSSTRSSEDDEEVSGSSKTITAEIPDGPPVVAHYDISDTNSDSEVVNVDNLLAAAVVQEHNNSVGNQDTGGTWRTRGLLEELNADTGHLDPGLLASEKISSGNAQVNEEINIASSDSEVEIVGVQEHARCAHPRGGVIQSVSSWKHGSGSQYSSTRQTQSWTSVTPQQNWSSPPEVVDLTLEEDTRRKYLL
- the ARK2N gene encoding protein ARK2N isoform X3, whose amino-acid sequence is MKMEAVGKVEELNDSEVSPKLSEKQEAALGEDGPIELETHAQKDGVAIVADSVVLSSMPCLLMELRRDSSESQLASTESDKPTAGRIYESDSSNHCMLSPSSSGHLADSDTLSSADENEPCQAETPVEGDPSGVSGAAVGRKSRRSRSESETSTMAAKKNRQSSDKQNGRVTKVKGHRSQKHKERIRLLRQKREAAARKKYNLLQDSSTSDSDLTCDSSTRSSEDDEEVSGSSKTITAEIPGSDLANRNRGPSPPETRLPQMWRRKKSRQETMQNYFEAAKKTVELREWRNSILDSQAQRNASFLSGMTRETEIAETMLEKSKSQSATPSSIEAVLDKLKSAISAPPVQYVPPCAY